One Tolypothrix bouteillei VB521301 DNA window includes the following coding sequences:
- a CDS encoding beta strand repeat-containing protein, translating to MKVTSVRLSCVKRIITTGVLLPLGIMFPDIRYVNAQVSSDGTLNTSVSQSGDRFIITNGSATGSNLFHSFRQFSVPTGGSATFDLANTPNISTIFSRVTSGSISQIDGLIETINSNHPVSLFLINPSGIIFGANAKLNIGGSFIGTTASSIKFADGMELKATEAMAPPMLTVSVPIGLQFGPNSGAISVQNASPSLSETSPGITPMPGKTLALLGNGIDLAGGILKTVDGLIELRSVRSGQINLQEASVGWAFDYAGVGEGLSDIYLSEQAKVSGFGFGSSTIQMHGRNISIVEGSTVTTQNQGSFSSDRIAIHATELFSLEGTNPQGKRSQVTSSTIGMGKGGDITISTGQLLLRDGAQILAQNSSSGQGGNIVVRAAEFISANGLNPVNPLESTSILTGTLGSGKAGNVALSTQKLIVANGAAIGSLTGTTADSGDVQINASDSIDVVGINNITFLPTFVASLTVVRGNAGNLTISTARLTVRDGSLISSLTSATGNAGHVKIVASEFIDINGASPDGFLTSSIGSNAVRFHPITRTTYNLTELPKGNAGGVFLITPQLRVKDRAEVGVRNDGTGNAGNLEIYADSVVLNNRGAISAATQSGNGGNLLLNAQQLLLIDGNSKISVEAKGTGDGGNIAINAPIVVGLNNSDIVANAIQGRGGNIQITTQGIFGLKFRSQLTPENDITASSQSGVSGTVQINTIGIAPNTAVVELPANVVDPSQQIATGCAGSQSNRFVATGRGGIPQSPIMQTVGERTWDDTRDLSAYRQTNKVTAQTPPLPEVLVEATSWHRNAKGELELIAPPSLAPKQQLLTCADIVKQH from the coding sequence ATGAAAGTTACCTCTGTTCGATTGAGTTGCGTCAAGAGAATAATAACAACTGGGGTGCTATTACCATTGGGGATAATGTTCCCCGACATTAGATATGTTAACGCTCAAGTCAGTTCTGATGGTACTCTCAACACCAGTGTTTCCCAAAGCGGCGATCGCTTCATTATCACTAACGGCAGTGCTACAGGCAGCAACCTGTTTCACAGCTTTCGTCAATTTTCCGTTCCCACAGGTGGTTCAGCCACCTTTGATTTAGCCAATACGCCCAACATTTCCACCATCTTCAGTCGCGTCACCTCTGGCAGTATTTCTCAGATTGATGGCTTAATTGAGACCATTAACAGCAATCATCCCGTGAGTCTGTTTTTAATCAATCCTAGTGGAATTATTTTTGGAGCGAATGCAAAACTCAATATTGGCGGCTCATTCATTGGTACAACGGCAAGTAGCATTAAATTTGCCGATGGCATGGAGTTGAAAGCCACTGAGGCAATGGCACCTCCTATGCTGACGGTGAGCGTACCCATTGGCTTGCAGTTTGGTCCAAACTCAGGTGCCATCTCCGTTCAAAATGCCAGCCCTTCCCTTTCGGAAACTTCACCAGGCATCACCCCGATGCCTGGAAAGACACTCGCTTTGCTGGGAAATGGCATTGATTTAGCAGGAGGCATTTTAAAAACCGTAGATGGTTTGATTGAACTTAGAAGTGTTCGCTCGGGACAAATTAACCTTCAAGAAGCATCTGTTGGGTGGGCATTTGATTATGCCGGTGTTGGGGAAGGACTGAGCGATATCTACTTGAGCGAGCAGGCAAAAGTATCGGGCTTTGGATTTGGAAGTAGTACAATCCAAATGCATGGCAGAAATATCAGCATTGTGGAAGGTTCAACTGTGACTACTCAAAATCAAGGTAGTTTTTCATCAGATCGAATTGCGATTCATGCCACTGAGTTGTTCAGTCTTGAAGGCACAAATCCACAAGGAAAACGCAGCCAAGTGACAAGCAGCACTATTGGCATGGGGAAGGGAGGAGATATTACAATCTCAACCGGACAACTCTTACTGCGGGATGGGGCCCAAATCCTTGCTCAAAACTCGAGTTCGGGGCAGGGTGGGAATATCGTGGTGAGGGCTGCCGAGTTTATCTCAGCAAATGGACTTAACCCTGTCAATCCTTTAGAAAGTACATCAATTCTGACAGGCACACTTGGTTCGGGAAAAGCAGGAAATGTGGCTCTTTCAACCCAAAAACTCATAGTTGCTAACGGCGCTGCTATTGGGTCACTTACTGGCACAACTGCCGATAGTGGCGATGTCCAGATTAATGCCTCAGACTCGATAGATGTTGTTGGAATTAACAACATTACATTTCTTCCTACCTTTGTGGCATCATTAACAGTAGTACGTGGAAATGCCGGTAATCTGACGATTTCAACAGCGCGACTCACAGTTAGAGATGGCAGCTTAATTTCTTCTTTGACTAGCGCAACAGGAAATGCCGGTCATGTCAAAATCGTAGCATCAGAGTTTATTGATATAAACGGTGCTTCACCGGATGGCTTTCTCACTAGCAGCATTGGTTCTAATGCAGTACGCTTTCATCCTATCACCCGTACAACTTATAACCTAACGGAATTGCCCAAAGGGAATGCTGGAGGTGTATTCCTCATAACGCCACAACTGCGCGTTAAGGATCGAGCCGAGGTGGGGGTCAGAAATGACGGTACGGGCAATGCAGGGAATTTAGAGATCTATGCAGATTCAGTTGTCCTAAACAATCGAGGAGCAATTTCTGCCGCCACCCAATCTGGAAACGGCGGCAACTTACTTCTGAATGCTCAACAATTGTTGCTGATTGACGGGAATAGCAAAATTTCTGTGGAAGCAAAGGGAACTGGAGATGGTGGCAATATCGCGATAAATGCTCCCATCGTTGTCGGTTTAAACAACAGTGATATTGTTGCTAATGCCATACAAGGTAGAGGCGGCAATATCCAAATTACCACACAAGGAATTTTTGGATTGAAGTTCCGTTCCCAACTGACTCCTGAGAATGATATCACTGCGAGTTCCCAATCTGGGGTGAGCGGTACAGTGCAAATTAATACCATCGGTATTGCTCCAAACACTGCTGTCGTAGAACTGCCAGCAAACGTAGTCGATCCATCTCAGCAAATTGCCACAGGTTGTGCGGGTTCTCAAAGCAATCGCTTTGTGGCAACAGGACGCGGTGGTATACCGCAAAGCCCCATTATGCAAACAGTAGGAGAGCGCACTTGGGATGATACACGCGATTTGTCTGCTTACCGACAAACAAATAAGGTGACAGCCCAAACTCCCCCGTTACCGGAGGTTCTCGTTGAAGCGACTTCCTGGCATCGCAATGCCAAAGGCGAGTTGGAGTTAATTGCACCGCCATCTCTCGCTCCCAAACAACAATTGCTAACCTGCGCTGATATTGTCAAACAACACTAG